A region of Bacteroidales bacterium DNA encodes the following proteins:
- a CDS encoding TolC family protein — protein MQKLFIALLLLITFRLGAQESTNLSKAFSVDEAIAYGLENNYNLKNAKTDVEIAKKVVKETTAIGLPQANASISNTNYIDIPTTLMPDFISPAVYGVNQNAFGLVPLTPLPDVVETFPVKFGTKYNAKADLSINQLVFSGEYLIALKASKTFLKQSTQAVIKTEQELRELISKSYFLVLSLREQKKILEKSLVANEKLLAETKQMHENGFIEDTDISQLEIVINNLNINVSHLESESITALNYLKMNLGMSLETDLILTDKLSNLLESSLLSDTKTFVLEQNIDFQIMQTQVALADLQIKRSQSTYLPQLSAFFSAQTNAMRDKFNFLNSKETWFPTTVWGFNFNIPIWSSGSRSSKVQQAKLSKLKLNESSKQLNATLNLAVQTAENNFKLHLKEYQNSLKNIELSEHIYQKTQTKFKEGLTSSFDLIQAHNNFLNASGSYTASVFNVLNDRVLLNRLYSRSI, from the coding sequence ATAATTTAAAAAACGCAAAAACAGATGTAGAAATAGCTAAAAAAGTAGTAAAAGAAACCACAGCTATAGGCTTACCACAAGCTAATGCAAGCATCTCAAACACAAACTATATTGATATACCCACAACCCTTATGCCCGACTTTATTTCTCCCGCTGTTTATGGAGTAAATCAAAATGCTTTTGGCTTAGTACCTCTAACCCCCTTGCCCGATGTAGTAGAAACTTTCCCCGTAAAATTTGGGACAAAATACAATGCCAAAGCCGACTTAAGTATCAACCAACTTGTGTTTAGCGGTGAATATTTAATTGCTCTAAAAGCATCTAAAACTTTCCTTAAACAATCTACCCAAGCGGTTATAAAAACAGAGCAAGAGCTCAGAGAGTTAATTAGCAAAAGTTATTTTTTAGTTTTATCGCTTCGCGAACAGAAAAAGATACTGGAAAAAAGCCTGGTTGCCAATGAGAAATTATTAGCAGAAACCAAACAAATGCATGAAAATGGTTTTATTGAAGACACCGATATATCTCAATTAGAAATTGTTATTAATAATCTAAATATTAACGTAAGTCATCTTGAGAGTGAATCGATAACGGCTTTAAATTATTTAAAAATGAATTTAGGGATGAGCTTAGAAACAGATTTGATTTTGACAGATAAGCTTAGTAATTTGCTAGAATCTTCGCTTTTATCCGATACTAAAACTTTTGTATTAGAACAAAATATCGATTTTCAAATAATGCAAACACAAGTAGCATTAGCCGATTTGCAAATAAAACGTTCTCAATCTACTTATTTACCACAGCTCAGTGCTTTTTTTAGTGCTCAGACTAATGCTATGCGCGATAAATTTAATTTTCTCAATTCGAAAGAGACTTGGTTTCCAACAACTGTTTGGGGTTTTAATTTTAATATTCCTATTTGGAGTTCAGGAAGTCGATCTTCAAAAGTGCAGCAAGCTAAATTAAGTAAGTTAAAACTAAACGAATCCTCAAAACAACTAAATGCCACATTAAATTTAGCTGTTCAAACTGCTGAGAATAATTTTAAACTACATTTAAAAGAGTATCAAAACAGCCTAAAGAATATAGAATTAAGCGAACATATATACCAAAAAACACAAACAAAATTTAAAGAGGGGCTGACTTCAAGCTTTGACTTGATTCAAGCTCATAACAATTTTCTAAATGCTAGTGGTAGTTATACGGCTTCTGTCTTTAATGTGTTAAACGACAGGGTATTACTCAATCGCCTATATAGTCGTTCAATATAA
- a CDS encoding efflux RND transporter permease subunit: protein MKEKDTVFREFKLSSLALKNKNTIYLLTGILLFFGIYSYTTLPKELFPEVYYPTIMVMTPYPGNPPLDMENLVTRPLEKEIDRVKGLKKITSTSSQDISAIFVEFNPGIEISTALREVKDAVDKAKDDLPDDLPSDPIVNDIDFSEFPVINVNMYGDYSVNELKHFAEYIEDELEDIDEISKVEIKGITEREIKINVDLHQMEAKKISFNDIESAIANENISISGGELKVGGNVRSVRVIGEFTNMQQIENVIVKREKNNIVYLKDIADVIYGYKDLESYARLNKQSVVSLQVVKKSGENLLSAIDHLFEKFDIARESGALPADLSITYTNDQSEVVRSQLSNLENSLIMGIILVVLVLFFFLGTRNSLFVGFAIPMTMFLSFVVFNFLDYRINMIILFGLILALGMLVDNAIVVVENIYRFMAEGYEKGEATRLAVGEIAIPIIASTATTLAAFFPLLFWDSLMGEFMKFLPITLIIVLTSSLFVALIIIPVLTAKFMKLGAEKEKVNVKQAGIVVAVLVAISIIAYILGANTIGSLSAFFALMGVLNILFLNRVGIWFKDVLLVWLENYYEKIIHFAIKKHNSGWFILGTIVLMFLTIGFLQLREPKMVFFPSTYPKFINISAELPIGTELSTTNEFMKKLENRVIEILEPNKQIVKSVLTTVGKGAVGQNEGFNISDTPNKGLITVHFIDFEDRGGVNTFDILKEMSDKLIGKYPLASISVEKPNEGPPTGKPISIEISGKKFETLLSLTDSIQHLIEAENISGIEGLHIDLDVGNPELLVHIDRDKTRRFGVSTGQIAMTIRTALFGKEISSFKEGEDEYPIQLHLKEKYRNNISALMNQKITFRNQSNGRIVQVPISAIANIEYSTTYGAVKRKNINRVITLYSNVLEGYNSTEINNQIRPLLATFDMPDGYKYEITGEQEEQAKSLEFLFVALITAVALIMIILVSQFNSVVKPAIIVASVLFSTIGVMGGIATFKMNFVVIMTGIGIVSLAGVVVNNAIVLLDYVDLLKKRKREKLGLEEGALLSIADTEQCVEQAGKTRLRPVLLTAITTILGLLPMAVGLNINFYTALSEFDAQIFFGGDNAAFWGPLSWTIIFGLTFATFLTLVIVPAMYQFLYKIKYKMSRISN, encoded by the coding sequence ATGAAAGAAAAAGACACCGTTTTTAGAGAGTTTAAGCTAAGTAGTTTAGCACTTAAAAATAAAAATACAATTTATTTACTTACCGGTATATTATTGTTTTTTGGTATTTATTCTTATACCACTTTGCCAAAAGAACTTTTCCCCGAAGTTTATTATCCTACGATAATGGTTATGACACCCTACCCGGGTAATCCGCCATTAGATATGGAAAATTTAGTTACTCGTCCTTTGGAAAAAGAAATTGATAGAGTTAAAGGATTAAAAAAAATTACTTCAACATCTTCTCAGGATATATCGGCAATTTTTGTTGAGTTTAACCCCGGTATAGAAATTAGTACGGCCTTACGCGAAGTTAAGGATGCTGTTGATAAAGCCAAGGATGATTTGCCTGATGATTTGCCCAGCGATCCTATTGTAAACGATATTGATTTTTCAGAGTTTCCCGTGATAAATGTCAATATGTATGGTGATTATTCTGTAAATGAGCTCAAACATTTTGCCGAATATATTGAGGATGAATTAGAAGATATAGATGAAATATCCAAAGTAGAAATAAAAGGAATTACCGAAAGGGAAATAAAAATCAATGTAGATCTACATCAAATGGAAGCAAAAAAAATTAGCTTTAATGATATAGAATCTGCTATTGCCAATGAAAATATAAGTATCTCAGGTGGCGAATTAAAAGTTGGTGGAAATGTACGTTCTGTTCGTGTTATTGGCGAGTTTACCAATATGCAACAGATTGAAAATGTAATTGTTAAAAGAGAAAAAAATAATATTGTTTACTTAAAAGATATTGCCGATGTTATTTATGGCTATAAAGATTTAGAGAGCTACGCTCGATTAAATAAACAGTCGGTTGTTTCTTTACAAGTGGTAAAAAAAAGCGGCGAAAACCTGCTTTCAGCAATCGACCATTTATTCGAAAAATTTGATATCGCCAGAGAAAGCGGTGCTTTACCGGCCGATTTAAGTATAACTTATACAAACGATCAATCGGAAGTAGTACGTTCGCAACTTTCTAATTTGGAAAACAGCTTAATTATGGGAATAATTCTTGTTGTTTTGGTTCTCTTCTTTTTTCTTGGTACGCGGAATTCCCTATTTGTGGGTTTTGCTATTCCTATGACGATGTTTTTGTCTTTTGTAGTTTTTAATTTCCTCGATTACCGAATCAATATGATTATTCTTTTCGGATTAATATTGGCTTTAGGAATGTTGGTGGATAATGCAATAGTGGTAGTTGAGAATATTTACCGGTTTATGGCTGAAGGTTATGAAAAAGGTGAAGCAACCCGATTAGCTGTTGGCGAAATAGCAATCCCTATTATTGCTTCTACCGCAACTACTTTGGCAGCATTTTTCCCTCTTTTATTCTGGGATAGTTTAATGGGAGAATTTATGAAATTCCTTCCAATAACCCTTATCATAGTGCTTACATCATCTCTTTTTGTTGCATTAATTATTATTCCGGTTTTAACGGCAAAGTTTATGAAACTAGGTGCGGAAAAAGAAAAAGTAAATGTTAAGCAAGCTGGTATTGTAGTTGCTGTTTTAGTCGCCATTTCCATAATAGCTTATATTTTAGGAGCAAATACTATTGGTAGTTTATCTGCTTTTTTTGCATTAATGGGAGTTTTAAATATCCTTTTTCTAAACCGTGTTGGTATTTGGTTTAAGGATGTTCTTTTAGTTTGGTTGGAAAATTATTATGAAAAAATAATTCATTTTGCCATTAAGAAACATAATTCCGGATGGTTTATTTTAGGAACTATAGTTTTAATGTTTTTAACTATTGGTTTTTTGCAATTAAGAGAACCTAAAATGGTATTTTTCCCTTCTACATATCCAAAGTTTATTAATATTTCTGCGGAACTTCCTATAGGAACAGAATTAAGCACCACTAATGAGTTTATGAAAAAACTCGAAAATCGTGTTATTGAAATTTTAGAACCAAATAAGCAAATTGTAAAATCGGTTTTAACTACCGTAGGAAAAGGAGCAGTTGGTCAAAACGAAGGATTTAATATCTCCGATACACCTAATAAAGGACTTATTACCGTTCATTTTATTGACTTTGAAGATAGAGGAGGCGTAAACACTTTCGATATTTTAAAAGAGATGAGTGATAAACTGATAGGTAAATATCCATTAGCCTCAATATCTGTTGAAAAACCTAATGAGGGTCCTCCTACCGGAAAACCTATCAGTATAGAAATTAGCGGAAAGAAATTTGAAACGCTGCTTTCTTTAACTGACTCTATTCAACATTTAATAGAAGCCGAGAATATTTCAGGTATTGAAGGCTTGCATATTGATTTGGATGTTGGAAATCCTGAATTATTAGTACATATCGATAGGGATAAAACAAGACGTTTTGGTGTATCAACAGGACAAATTGCAATGACAATCAGAACGGCTCTTTTCGGGAAAGAAATTAGTAGTTTTAAAGAAGGGGAGGACGAATATCCTATTCAACTTCATTTAAAGGAAAAGTATCGTAATAATATTTCTGCTTTAATGAATCAAAAAATTACTTTCCGTAATCAATCAAACGGACGTATTGTTCAAGTTCCTATATCGGCAATAGCCAATATAGAATATAGCACAACTTACGGAGCAGTAAAACGTAAAAATATAAATCGTGTCATCACTCTGTATTCTAATGTGTTAGAAGGGTATAACTCTACCGAAATTAATAATCAAATAAGGCCTCTTTTAGCTACTTTTGATATGCCCGATGGATATAAATATGAAATTACCGGAGAGCAAGAAGAGCAAGCAAAATCATTAGAGTTTCTTTTTGTGGCTTTAATTACTGCTGTGGCTTTGATTATGATAATTCTTGTTAGTCAGTTTAATTCTGTTGTAAAGCCCGCCATAATAGTCGCAAGCGTTTTGTTTAGTACCATTGGCGTGATGGGCGGAATTGCTACTTTTAAAATGAATTTTGTAGTAATTATGACCGGAATTGGAATAGTTTCTTTAGCCGGCGTGGTTGTGAATAATGCTATAGTTTTGCTCGATTATGTCGATTTACTAAAGAAAAGAAAACGTGAAAAATTAGGCTTAGAAGAAGGCGCTTTGCTCTCCATTGCCGATACCGAACAATGTGTTGAGCAAGCAGGGAAAACTCGTTTGCGTCCTGTGCTTTTAACAGCTATTACTACTATTTTAGGATTGCTGCCGATGGCGGTTGGTTTAAATATTAATTTCTATACGGCATTAAGTGAATTTGATGCGCAGATTTTTTTCGGAGGTGATAATGCTGCTTTTTGGGGTCCATTATCTTGGACTATAATTTTCGGTCTTACTTTCGCTACTTTTTTAACTTTAGTAATTGTCCCCGCTATGTATCAATTCTTATATAAGATTAAATATAAAATGAGTCGTATTTCAAATTAA
- a CDS encoding TetR/AcrR family transcriptional regulator, with protein MESKTTEFLKTVLSLYSKYGIKSVTMDDVSRELGISKKTLYNFVSDKNELVEKVIDFQCKERLEWMKSLNLDKLPALEEVVQVSKMINKMVAEFNPSFHYDLSKYYAVIYKKMMKINHESMAKSMFQNLKKGKKEGYYRSDLNEEIIVNMHIVNVENLAEKGFYNSQNESPEEVQRELFSYHMHAILNQKGLKEYYRLLNSEK; from the coding sequence ATGGAATCAAAAACTACAGAATTTCTGAAAACAGTTTTAAGCCTTTATTCCAAATATGGAATCAAGAGTGTAACTATGGACGATGTTTCGAGAGAACTCGGAATATCAAAAAAAACTCTTTACAATTTTGTATCCGATAAAAACGAATTAGTTGAAAAGGTTATTGATTTTCAGTGTAAAGAGCGGTTAGAGTGGATGAAGAGCCTTAATTTAGATAAACTGCCAGCTTTAGAAGAGGTTGTTCAGGTTAGTAAAATGATAAATAAAATGGTAGCTGAATTCAATCCTTCTTTTCATTACGATTTGTCTAAATATTATGCAGTGATATATAAAAAAATGATGAAAATAAATCATGAGTCTATGGCAAAATCGATGTTTCAGAACTTAAAAAAAGGGAAAAAGGAAGGGTATTACCGTTCTGATCTGAATGAAGAAATTATTGTTAATATGCATATAGTTAATGTCGAAAATTTAGCCGAAAAAGGTTTTTATAATTCACAAAATGAAAGTCCGGAAGAAGTTCAGCGCGAATTATTCAGTTATCATATGCATGCTATTTTAAATCAAAAGGGACTTAAGGAATATTATCGCTTATTAAATTCGGAAAAATAA
- a CDS encoding efflux RND transporter periplasmic adaptor subunit produces the protein MKIIRLFSLLLSFGILFISCSTNEIEEKKDNLQKKKEELATLKVEIKTLETELKSLIPETTEKGTAVNVLSLTPQAFSHSFEVNASLEAVQSALVSPEMGGQVVEILVKEGDKVKSGQLLAKLNTRVLESSIKELRVALDLANKVYNKQQKLWKQKIGSEMDFLTAKNGKESLEAKLSTLQTQLEMAVITSPINGIVDKITLKVGEMATPGMAMMHIVNLDEFYLHADVAEAHLASLKVGDPVEIYFPSFPKLNKKSKIYRIGQVINPENRSFLTEVKLKNTNGFLKPNMLALTRFIDFYQKDAIVVPTSIIKNDFKGSYLYIVQQKEGAFFAKKTYVETGYTMENKTNIISGLGFGQQIITEGYNKIVDGSKLVIL, from the coding sequence ATGAAAATAATCAGATTATTCAGTTTGCTTTTAAGTTTTGGAATACTTTTTATTTCCTGTTCTACCAACGAAATTGAAGAAAAAAAAGATAATCTTCAAAAGAAAAAAGAAGAGTTAGCTACTTTAAAAGTGGAAATAAAAACTTTAGAAACAGAATTAAAATCCTTGATTCCTGAAACTACAGAAAAAGGTACAGCTGTTAACGTACTATCACTAACTCCCCAGGCTTTTAGTCATAGCTTTGAAGTAAATGCCAGTTTAGAAGCAGTACAATCGGCTTTGGTTAGTCCTGAAATGGGAGGGCAAGTAGTGGAGATTTTGGTAAAAGAAGGTGATAAAGTTAAAAGCGGTCAACTACTGGCAAAATTAAATACACGTGTTCTTGAAAGTAGTATAAAAGAGCTGAGAGTTGCTCTCGATTTAGCAAATAAAGTATATAATAAACAACAAAAACTGTGGAAACAAAAGATTGGTTCGGAAATGGATTTTCTTACTGCCAAAAACGGTAAAGAATCGCTTGAGGCAAAGTTAAGCACTTTGCAAACACAATTAGAAATGGCAGTTATTACATCGCCAATAAATGGTATTGTAGATAAAATTACACTTAAAGTTGGCGAAATGGCAACGCCGGGAATGGCAATGATGCATATTGTAAACTTAGATGAGTTTTATTTACATGCCGATGTTGCCGAAGCTCATTTAGCTTCGTTAAAAGTTGGTGATCCTGTTGAGATATATTTTCCAAGCTTTCCGAAATTAAATAAAAAAAGTAAAATTTATCGTATAGGTCAAGTTATTAACCCCGAAAACAGATCTTTTCTTACCGAAGTAAAACTCAAAAATACTAATGGATTTTTAAAACCTAATATGCTTGCTTTAACTCGTTTTATCGACTTTTATCAAAAAGATGCTATAGTTGTTCCAACATCAATAATTAAAAATGATTTTAAAGGATCATATCTTTATATAGTTCAACAAAAGGAAGGTGCTTTTTTTGCAAAAAAGACATATGTTGAAACAGGATATACTATGGAAAACAAAACCAATATTATAAGCGGCTTAGGTTTTGGTCAACAAATTATTACTGAAGGTTATAATAAAATTGTTGATGGAAGTAAATTGGTGATTTTATAA